GGCGCGCCGCGCGGCCGCCTGAGGCCGCGCGCGCCGAAAAAAGAACAGCCAGCCGGGCGGTTATCGCGCCCATCGGGACAGCCAGCGACAGGAGGAAGCGCCATGTCTCACGAATGGCCTCTATGGGAGATTTTCATCCGCGGCCAGCACGGCCTCAACCATCGCCACGTCGGCAGCTTGCACGCGCCCGACGCCGAGATGGCGATCAAGAACGCCCGCGACGTCTACACCCGCCGCAACGAGGGCGTATC
This genomic window from Rhizobiaceae bacterium contains:
- the paaB gene encoding 1,2-phenylacetyl-CoA epoxidase subunit B; protein product: MSHEWPLWEIFIRGQHGLNHRHVGSLHAPDAEMAIKNARDVYTRRNEGVSIWVVRSSEIAASSPSDKGPLFEPSNSKVYRHPTFFKIPDEVGHM